In a genomic window of Helianthus annuus cultivar XRQ/B chromosome 10, HanXRQr2.0-SUNRISE, whole genome shotgun sequence:
- the LOC110886202 gene encoding nucleolar protein 8 codes for MEGETEITKEKTRIYVGGLGAGVTEDDLRKTFSALGEVVAVDVVRTKGRSFAYLDFLPSSDKSLPKLFSTYNGCMWKGGKLRLEKAKEHYLVKLKREWQEESEHASKASDKCNPDATKIHDTSEKPKKPSPADKTQIHIFFPKLGKVKSLAQVGIGKHKYSFQRIQVPPVPTHFCDCEEHSLAFPPPSKKQSMEIDDASYGINEQELSIMNSVMNKIFERANPSKQVIERSESTNEEDEPVTAETDEEDQLTDDDDMIINVGNRKNDGMDLLGEMKAMMANTSTEKPNKVKDNSRKKTDPLDKKRKSSHTEETSGNSRARVDTQENDKKEVGVVRKQSENSRARVDTQVNDKKEVGVVRKQSENNSLRSLKSSWKGLIGQKRDTSFSISDFIASRKEEELNTDKKRKLEADENRPGTEVGDVTTENNIPDIIANNYEQKEEQPKADNRDQKEEEPKSEDVDQKEEEPKSEDVDQKEEEPKSDDVDQKEEEPKSDDVDQKEEEPKSDDLDQKEEELETDDLDCNFDNHENDQDLKKPTKDSPVKNDEDLIRTARGEFWRHKSSWTQLISTASHSSFSISQIVPDVSFGKHEQQADTFDSQPANKNHDDQMIQIPIVTKEATLSPAKNKVPERKRVNLSLGKLESDETCPFMRTEESMKKWKNLKASSSGSLNKKKRLVNESA; via the exons ATGGAGGGAGAGACAGAAATAACGAAAGAGAAAACACGGATATACGTCGGCGGATTAGGCGCCGGAGTGACGGAAGATGATCTCCGGAAAACATTCTCGGCGTTGGGTGAAGTAGTCGCCGTCGATGTCGTCCGCACCAAAGGCCGTAGCTTCGCTTACCTCGATTTCCTCCCTTCTTCCGATAAATCTCTTCCAAAACTCTTCAGcacg TATAATGGATGTATGTGGAAAGGAGGGAAGCTGAGGCTTGAGAAGGCTAAAGAACATTATCTTGTTAAATTGAAGCGTGAATGGCAAGAGGAGTCTGAACATGCCAGCAAAGCATCTGATAAATGTAATCCCGATGCAACCAAAATTCACGATACATCCGAGAAGCCAAAGAAACCGTCCCCTGCAGATAAGACACAGATACACATATTCTTCCCAAAGCTAGGAAAG gTGAAATCATTGGCTCAAGTTGGGATCGGAAAACACAAATACAGCTTTCAACGGATTCAAGTTCCACCTGTTCCAACCCATTTCTGCGATTGCGAGGAGCACTCGCTTGCTTTTCCTCCTCCAAGTAAAAAACAATCTATGGAAATCGACGACGCAAGCTACGGTATCAACGAGCAAGAGCTGAGTATTATGAACTCAGTGATGAATAAGATATTCGAAAGGGCAAATCCGTCTAAACAAGTAATTGAGCGCTCTGAATCaacaaatgaagaagatgaaccGGTTACTGCTGAAACTGACGAGGAAGATCAGTTaacagatgatgatgatatgataaTCAACGTGGGTAATAGGAAAAACGACGGTATGGATCTGTTAGGGGAAATGAAAGCCATGATGGCGAATACTTCTACTGAGAAACCAAATAAGGTGAAAGATAATTCTCGAAAGAAAACTGATCCGCTCGATAAGAAGAGAAAATCGTCACACACGGAAGAAACATCTGGAAATTCTCGGGCCCGTGTGGATACTCAAGAAAACGACAAAAAAGAAGTTGGAGTAGTTAGGAAACAATCGGAAAATTCTCGGGCCCGTGTGGATACTCAAGTAAACGACAAAAAAGAAGTGGGAGTGGTTAGGAAACAATCGGAAAATAATTCTTTACGGTCACTGAAGTCTTCATGGAAAGGTCTTATTGGTCAGAAACGCGACACATCATTCAGTATTTCAGACTTCATTGCGTCTAGAAAAGAAGAGGAACTTAACACTGATAAAAAGAGAAAGTTAGAGGCTGATGAAAACAGGCCTGGAACAGAAGTAGGTGACGTGACTACAGAAAATAACATTCCCGACATTATCGCAAACAATTATGAGCAAAAAGAAGAGCAACCAAAAGCTGATAATCGTGACCAAAAAGAGGAAGAACCTAAAAGTGAGGATGTTGACCAAAAAGAGGAAGAACCTAAAAGTGAGGATGTTGACCAAAAAGAGGAAGAACCTAAAAGTGATGATGTTGACCAAAAAGAGGAAGAACCTAAAAGTGATGATGTTGACCAAAAAGAGGAAGAACCTAAAAGTGACGATCTTGACCAAAAAGAGGAAGAACTTGAAACTGATGATCTTGATTGCAATTTTGATAACcatgaaaatgatcaagatttaAAGAAACCAACTAAAGATTCGCCTGTGAAAAACGATGAAGATTTGATTCGGACAGCTAGAGGTGAATTTTGGCGGCATAAATCTTCATGGACACAACTGATCAGCACTGCAAGTCATAGTTCTTTCAGCATTTCTCAGATTGTTCCCGATGTAAGTTTCGGAAAACATGAACAACAAGCGGATACATTTGATTCACAACCAGCAAACAAGAATCATGATGATCAGATGATTCAGATCCCGATTGTGACAAAGGAAGCTACTTTGTCGCCCGCAAAGAATAAAGTTCCAGAAAGAAAGAGGGTTAATTTATCTCTTGGGAAATTAGAATCTGATGAAACATGCCCATTTATGAGGACCGAGGAGTCTATGAAAAAGTGGAAGAACTTAAAGGCGTCTTCAAGCGGATCGCTTAACAAAAAGAAACGGTTGGTTAACGAATCTGCTTGA